In one Macrobrachium rosenbergii isolate ZJJX-2024 chromosome 53, ASM4041242v1, whole genome shotgun sequence genomic region, the following are encoded:
- the RpL27A gene encoding large ribosomal subunit protein uL15: MATHKKKTRKLRGHVSHGHGRVGKHRKHPGGRGNAGGQHHHRINFDKYHPGYFGKVGMRNFHVRPNQKWCPIINLDKIWSLVSTQTRVQYKDPKISKGRAPVINCVKAGYYKVLGKGKLPKQPVIVKAKFFSRKAEQKIKSVGGCCVLVA; encoded by the exons ATG gCCACCCATAAGAAGAAAACCAGAAAGTTGCGTGGCCACGTCAGCCATGGTCATGGCCGAGttg GCAAACATCGTAAGCATCCTGGTGGACGTGGTAATGCTGGTGGTCAACATCACCACAGAATAAACTTTGATAAATACCATCCTGGTTACTTTGGTAAG GTTGGTATGAGAAATTTCCACGTTAGGCCCAACCAGAAATGGTGTCCCATCATTAACCTGGATAAGATTTGGTCCTTGGTATCCACACAGACGAGAGTGCAGTATAAAGATCCCAAAATTAGCAAAGGAAGGGCACCTGTTATAAACTGTGTGAAAGCG GGATACTATAAGGTACTTGGTAAGGGAAAGCTCCCCAAGCAGCCAGTGATTGTGAAGGCAAAATTCTTCTCAAGAAAAGCTGAGCAAAAGATTAAGTCAGTTGGTGGCTGTTGTGTACTAGTTGCTTAG